TTAAACATGACGGGCAGCTTAGCTCCAGGACTAgggcccagcacacagacccTACCTGAACTCTTAGCTTAGCTCCAGGACTAAGTCCCAGCACACAGACCCTACCTGCACTCTTAGCTTAGCTCCAGGACTAgggcccagcacacagacccTACCTGCACTCTTAGCTTAGCTCCAGGACTAGGGCCCAGTACACAGACCCAACCTGCACTCTTAGCTTAGCTCCAGGACTAgggcccagcacacagacccTACCTGCACTCTTAGCTTAGCTCCAGGACTAgggcccagcacacagacccaacCTGAACTCTTAGCTTAGCTCCAGGACAAAGTCCCAGCACACAGACCCTACCTGCACTCTTAGCTTAGCTCCAGGACTAgggcccagcacacagacccTACCTGCACTCTCAGCCATTCTTTCCAGGTCTGTTTTGACAGTGACcccctgcaggagctgctccagttCACCGGCTCCCAGCAGCTGGGACTGCGCTGATAGAAAAGGCCTCAGGCTTGTCACCATAGTGCTGAGCATGCTCAGTAAGAGCTTCTCATCCTGTAGCCCCGCCCACAGCTTGGCCAGGGCGGTGAAATGAGGCTGGTGAGAAGGGTGACAGGGGCAGAAAAGTGTTTTAgaaactgacaaaaaaaaatatctGTGAAAAACCACGTAAAATGAACATGGCTTAACCAACACAGTCAAAACTGCAGAATATGGTAAAAAACATTGTGGTTTTCTACTAAAGAGGAAATGTTTTCCTGGTTCTGACattttaaatttgcattttgtttttttcagtGACAGAAAATGGCCAAACAGTTGTGACCAATGAGTTCTGAAAGTTCTGACTCCAGGCAGTCAGGAGAGGACGTCGAGACTCACAAACACTTGGGAGGTGGGCACAGCCGTCTTGGAGTGGACGGTGGCCCTCAGCATCCTCATCGTCCCTGCGAGCTCCGTCTGTAAAATCTCAACCTGCTTCGCACACAGGATCACATCAGCCTGGCGAGACACAGAGATGAAATCATGCACGAGTCAGTAAAATACAGCTTCCAACCCTGCCATAGCCACAGGACTGAAGGCCCTGCATTATCAGTTGTTTATGTATCAACactggcttggtggttagcacgttagCCTCTCAGCACTTGCGTCTTGGGTTCATGTCCCTATCTCTATGTTTCTCTGTTGTTTGTATGGGTTTCCTTCGAAGTCTCTGGTTtcttcccacagtccaaaaacaagGAGGTTAGGTCAATTGGCTGTCCCTCCAaaaacaaagtgtgtgtgtgtgtgtgtgtgtgtgtgtgtgtgtgtgtgtgtgtgtgagaatgataATGTGTCTGTATGAAGGTCCTCTCTCCTGAGGCTTCTGGTGTCCTCTTGGTGCAACTGACTGCTGCTTCTTGCTGGTGTGTGATTTGATGTAAAATGTTGTAACTGAACTAACTGTAAAGTGATCTTGAATATGTTGAAATGTGCTATATAAGTGTAGATTCCATTCAACTGGGCCAATTAATGTACCAACACCTCATTTCACCTCTATACATGGATGAGGTTATTTGCAAATATTCTATTATATTATGCATGTTGTGTTGTACTAACACATTTATTCACCAGTGTTCTTCATCCACGGGTGTTTGCTGATGGTGTGTTAGCTTCTGTGACTCACCAGCAGGAGTTTGAGGAAGGCTTCATGCTGCCGTACATTGTGGAGGGCCTGTCTCAGCAGGTCGGCCCGAACTACCCAGTCCGTCTGGGCTCCAGTCTGGTGCTCCAGCAGGGCGGTGTACCGCCAGGCTAACTGCTGGGTCCCTTCCAGTTCCACCTCGATGTCTCTGCTGACGGCGGGAAGAGCCTCGTTCAGCGCACCAGGCACTGCACGCAGGGGTTATTGGGAAAATGTTTTAGGTGATGGACTTCAGATACGCTTCACCTTTTTTTGTGGTGTCTCAAGCAAAAACGTGCACAGATGGCCAATGTGTATGATGTTCCATAAGACACGGAGGCTAAGCTCTGGTTCTTCTGTGATTCACTCACGGTGTCTCAGAGTCACTCACGGTCCTTCTGTCACTCACAGCTCCTCAGCGTCACTCACGCCCCCCCAGAGTCACTCACGATCCTTCAGAGTCACTCACGCCCCCCCAGAGGCACTCACGGCCCCTCAGTCACTCATGCCCCCAAGAGTCACTCACGCCCCCCCAAGAGTCACTCATGCCCCCCAGAGTCACTCACGCCCCCCCAAGAGTCACTCATGCCCCCCAGAGTCACTCACGCCCCCCCCCAGAGTCACTCACGATCCTTCAGAGTCACTCACGCCCCCCCCCAGAGTCACTCACGATCCTTCAGAGTCACTCACGCCCCCCCAGAGTCACTCACGATCCTTCAGAGTCACTCATGCCCCCCAGAGTCACTCACGCCCCCCCAAGAGTCACTCATGCCCCCCAGAGTCACTCACGCCCCCCCCAGAGTCACTCACGATCCTTCAGAGTCACTCACGCCCCCCCCAGAGTCACTCACGATCCTTCAGAGTCACTCACGCCCCCCCAGAGTCACTCACGATCCTTCAGAGTCACTCACGCCCCCCCCAGAGTCACTCACGATCCTTCAGAGTCACTCACGGCCCCCCAGAGTCACTCACACCCCCCCAGAGTCACTCACACCCCCCCAGAgtcactcacacccccccccagtcACTCACGGTCCTCGATCCCCTCTCCTCCTTTGCTGCTGTCCTTGTTAAAGAGGCGGATGCCAGTGACGATGGCACTGAGCTCATTCAGCTGCTGCTCTTTGTCCCTCTTGAGCAGAGACATGAAGGTGGCCAGCTCCGACTGTGGGAACACACTCTGCACTGCagctgcacaacacacacacacacacacatgtgtacacacacacaaacagacactcacacacacacacacacacacacacacacacacacacacacatgtgtacacacacacaaacagacactcacacacacacacacacacacacacacacacacgtacacacacacaaacacacacgtgtacacacacagacacacacgcaacacatgcatatgcacacatgcacatacagttTTTTGTTCAATTATTTTACTACTACTGTTCACTAATATTTACCCAATTCGCCTGTGTTAGACTATGAATGTAGATTAACTTAACTGATTGTAAGATTCCATGTTTCAGAATAAATATGGTTGTTCATCAGGACATTCTGTGTATTGTTCTGATGTTACTGTAAGAATTTATAAATGattgtaaggcagagaatgtgcttggTTTAGTACACCAGTACCTATATGGGTTAGTGTTTTAAAACAGTTTATTATAAGGATGACCTTTTGGGTCCtagcagctgcaaaaaactgtaacagCTGCAAAAAACTGCAATTACATAGTAATATATTACTATAgaatgtgtatatgaatgcaaaacattaATTGTTTCAACATGTTTACAGGAAGACATGTTGGAACCAGGTGCATGACATGACCACGCACTGCCCTGCCAAGCTACAGGGGGCGCTGTTGCATTCTGTGTGCACTAACCTGTGGCCTCTCTGACATTGCGGATGTCAGAGGCAGAGCCGACGCCGGAGTGCAGGAGCACGTAGCTGACCACTTTGCGGTAGAGGTCCTCCAGGTCTTCCCGGGTCTTGGCCCTGCTGTCCGTCACCTCGCGGCACACAGGCAGCAGGCGCACCTTCAGCGccctctggtgttcctccacAAACTCACCTGCCAATAAGGGAGCCTCTGGATGTCAATGGTCCAGACAAAATACCTTTTGAAAAGATTCTTGACAGTACCTGTGCTTTAGGGACACAACTACACTCCCTCATCCTCATTTGGACTATCCTATTATGGAGAAATGACCACCACTTTAATTACCAGATTACCTTAAATGTTCTTAATTACCAACTCTTAAACTCTTAAAGAAATTAGGAAAAAAAATTGTTAATCTCACTTTTTTGAATATCTATAATAACTACATCTGATGAAAGATATAAGCCATAAGTCATAACTCACTAAAATAATATACACGTTACCAATTCTTTGTGTATTCATTAGTGTTGGAGAACAAGACCTGTATGTGTTTAAATCCCACTGCCCAGTCTGTAAGATCAGCCCTCACAATTAGCTCTGACACCATGCACATTTACTGCAAGTGAAGGATGTTTGTACTGTACTAGGATTTCAGAACACATTAAGATACGCTGTTACCACCCTTGAACACGTATGCAGGTTCAGAGGTTCGGTCTGGGCCTGGTGTATTAGAAGTTGGGAAAGAGCTAAACTGTGGACTGGATGAACAGTATGAGTGGACTGGATTGAAGAATGACCTCAGGTCTACTAAACTGGTGCGTGTTATGAACACAACCATGCAGGCCAGACGGTGCAGCACTGATTGCGGTGTCATGCAATCCCACTTACGTCGAGACGTGTAATTCAAGTCAAAGTAAACCTGCATTTTAATGGTATCCAAAGCAGGGTTCTTCTGATCCAACAGCCTGTCTACACACAGCTAAGAGCAGAAAAACACCATCTGTGAACAGGTCTGCCCATGCATGAAAATCCAGATGATCTTATCAATAGGCCTCACGCAAGAATACCTTCGTATTCTTATCCTTAAAAGTTTGCCATGTCAGATTCAAAGGTTGGTAAATTCAACAAACTGTCGTAAATTACCTTCACAAACAGCTCTCTTTGTACACAAGTATTCATGACAATTGAGAAAATTCCAATTAAAATCCCATTAAATCCGTATAATAACAAATTTGTTTGCACGGTTCTTGCACAAGGCCCAGTGGATCCTGTTCTAAATCCTGTAACTGACTAATGCTGTGAAGTATAAAAATACAGCTGAACATTTCTCTTAATTTAACCTGTGTCTCTGTAACATACTCAATTAAAGACAAGGTAAATATGACTGGTGTGAAATAGCTTTCTACTCTATAAAGCAATTACCTCAATAAGTTTTTGAATATCTTGCTTGGTAAGGGTCCTGTCAACGTTAAAAAGATTGCTTGGGTCTAAAACAACAGCTTTCACCTAAGAAAGGAGAAAGGGACGGTTAGCTTAGCTTAATGGAGGGTTATCTTAATGGAGGATTAGTTTAAGGGAGGGTTAGATTAAGAGTTAGATTAAGCCTTTGCAGGAGTCCAAGGTCATAAAGCAAAAATATCCATTCCATCATTTTTTATAATCgttattcatttttattgtttaaagaacacaacacaaaacagaTATGTACATAACCTTGAGTTTCAGACATTCAGAATAGCATTACTAATAGATTTAACTTGTTTACTTTAAGCCACCAGTTTACAAGAGACTGGTATGACACTCACCTGTTATTTCTACAGAGCAACTTTAGActctttagagagagagagagagagagagagagagagagagagagagagagagagagagagagagagagacccaggCAAGATTACACTAAATGGTAAATGGAAGCTCTTACCATGAAGGCAACGAGTGTTTCAGACACCGCCTGTCCTTTACTTGCACATTGTTGTGCGATCTCGCGAATTATATTTTTAATTACGCTTTCGGCTTGTACTCGGGACATGTCGCCGTTACCGTGTACGATGTTCGGGAGCGACAACTTTGCGGATTAAACCGTAAACGCGCAGCTACATGTGGGCCAAGTTGTGCTGTGCCGGTAGTCGCAGGGTTGCCATGGAGAGGTGAAACAGTGTATCCGTCAACATGGCGCGTAGAAAACGAAACTGGGATGTCTTTAAAATTTTATAAATACCTGAATCACACAAATTGAGATTACAAAGATTTATCAGTAAACATAATATTCAGTATGTGCCCAGTTAATGCGCTTTAGCATAAAATGTAGCCTAGTTTATATGTATTTTACCCTTATGCTTTATTTACACCTTTTAAACAGACATACTTAATGACAAACAGTTAATAACTCATAATGGCACATTCTGGATATAAAATTGTACGTCATGAAAAATAACATAAACAATTATTTCTATTACACAAATCCTTCATTTAATAAAATCCAAGCCACAGCTAAAACCAAAAAACTCTTAGGCAGTTATATTCAGTTATAGCATTACACATAATTGCTAAGAATATTTCATGAGTTTTCACattcaagtttttttttcacattcagtgaTTATATAAATCCTTCAGAAAAATTCATCACCCTGAACCGTCAAAAACAGCAGCATGGAGTCAGTTATGTGTCTTTCACATTCCAGTGATTCACAGAACACCGTCCTTCTGCATTTATCCTGGACGGCTCTATATTCTAGAGCCCCAACTCCTGAATTTATCCTGGACTGCTCAGCACTCTAGAGCCCCAACTCCTGAATTTATCCTGGACTGCTCAGCACTCTAGAGCCACAACTCCTGAATTTATCCTGGACTGCTCTATATTCTAGAGCCCCAACTCCTGAATTTATCCTGGACTGCTCAGCACTCTAGAGCCACAACTCCTGAATTTATCCTGGACTGCTCTATATTCTAGAGTCCCAACTCCTGAATTTATCCTGGACTGCTCTACACTCTAGAGCCCCAACTCCTGCTCTGGACTTTACAGCCCTCAGTCTTtctgcattcactcaacacTGCTTTGGATCTGCAGCTCCCACAATTTCTCCATTGTCGTGAAGACATCTTCCTCTCGGCACTCGTCTGAACATTgcctcaccaccacactcctcaGGACGGGTTCGTGCTGGAGCAGTTCATCCGCATTCATATCCATTCTCGTCTCCACCCCCGGCTCCATGGCAGATCTCTCACGATCCTCTAAGCCAAACGGGCAGACCAGAGGGATTTTCAGTACCCCGGTCTGTGGGTTCCAGTCTAAATTTAgccctccttcctcctcctcctcctcccctttctcctcctccttctcctcctcatccATCTCCTCATGCCTCTCTTCTCTTGCATCTGACTTTCTGCTCTGTGTCCTGTAAAGGTTGACCTCGTTCTCCGAGACATGCTCCACCCTTGTGTCTGTTGGGCCGGTCGCGTCCCGCTGGTCGTCCCGCTGGTCGTCCCGCTGGTCGTCCCGCTGGTCGTCCCGCTGGTCGTCCCGCTGGTCGTCCCGCTGGTCGTCCCGCGGGTCGTCCCGCTGCAACGGCATGTGAAAGACCAGCCCATAGCTGTCATCCGGAAATCCACCGTCACACCACAGGTTCAAGGCAGCGTTCGAGGACGTCTGGGATGTGTCCTCGGCGGCCGTCTCGGGGCCTTCCGCTCGGGCCATGTTCTGTGCCGCGTAGGGACCCTGGGCCGACTGCCCCGTCTCGCTGGCCCCTGGTGGCAGTGCGATGGCAGGGAGTGGGCGGGCCTTGACCGGCAGCAGGCGTTCCGTCTCTGCAGTGCCATGTTGAGGTGGGTACTCCCGTTTGGGGTCCTCTAGGCTCAGGCTGGTGGTGACCAGGTTAAGGTTGATAATCAGAGGCTTCTCTGGCTGGAACATCTGTAATTTCTCATTGATGTGAACCATGTCCTGCAACCAGGAACAGGAGGGGGAAGAAAATATTAGTACAAAAGCAAATACAGAGTTGTTGTGCAACAGCTCAGCGTAACATGAGCCCCTATTTCTTCAACTGACAGCAGGACGGAGATAACTTTGCCATCAAAGCTGGAATGTCTGAGTCTCTAACAGAGATTACGTTCCACCTGCTGTCTTACCCACCCAACCAGCCAGTCAAGACATTAAGAAGAATTTAAACTTTGGAGTAGGGTGTGGTTAATTTGGGCTCAAACTATTTAAGAGGGTGGCTCTCTAAGTGTTTCTAAGTCTTTCCAAAGCCTACACACCAATTCTGGTCCTGGATCTGAAGTCTGAAAGACAGAGGTGTTCATCTATAGGTgtaacactattaaggcacaattACAATTTGCTCACTAAATGTGACGCACACCATGACATCTTTGTTCTAGTCAGTTTGTTCAATTGGTGATTTCACACAGTGGAAAAACAACTTGAACCTTGTGAACGAGAGTTGGTCAAGAACACTGAAGAAGTGAGATGTAGAGAAAAAAGCCCTTTAAAACAACAGTTTCACAGAGGTTGCTGAGGCTGTGTGGTGTGAAACTGCAGTCCTTGGGCAGACTCACCGTGCTCCGCGGGGGCTTCTGGGG
The window above is part of the Brachyhypopomus gauderio isolate BG-103 chromosome 9, BGAUD_0.2, whole genome shotgun sequence genome. Proteins encoded here:
- the cfap206 gene encoding cilia- and flagella-associated protein 206; translation: MSRVQAESVIKNIIREIAQQCASKGQAVSETLVAFMVKAVVLDPSNLFNVDRTLTKQDIQKLIELCVDRLLDQKNPALDTIKMQVYFDLNYTSRREFVEEHQRALKVRLLPVCREVTDSRAKTREDLEDLYRKVVSYVLLHSGVGSASDIRNVREATAAVQSVFPQSELATFMSLLKRDKEQQLNELSAIVTGIRLFNKDSSKGGEGIEDLPGALNEALPAVSRDIEVELEGTQQLAWRYTALLEHQTGAQTDWVVRADLLRQALHNVRQHEAFLKLLLADVILCAKQVEILQTELAGTMRMLRATVHSKTAVPTSQVFPHFTALAKLWAGLQDEKLLLSMLSTMVTSLRPFLSAQSQLLGAGELEQLLQGVTVKTDLERMAESAGERVDPDEMKSCEWLLPETTANFDKLPLQYRGVCGYTLIARDSLLLPGNPNIGVLKHREKFYCFSSRQAAYQFASRADECVEAVAERARRSPELIQLLQLHQQFSSVPPYSQMQSGETLLVKPITRSDSCTQTDTHLLESNVVKSYEWNEWELRRQAIKLANLRSKVTRSMQTDLSHMRRHNSTQTYPPKDAAGQTKREGQSNVPRPQIYLAGLRGGETTTTRMTRVNLTRDVDQ
- the il20ra gene encoding interleukin-20 receptor subunit alpha, yielding MISTVIVTAVCLLLPPASVWAEGPVVAAPRAVHFHSVNLRNRLRWARGQGPVSQNTTYTIEYAIYGDAVEVGHIKEVTWYAVKQCTDITQLECDLTEQTHDMEEEYYARVRVTGPNGSSDWTETRGRFRPMSDTTIGPPQMEVTLTGNSLQVLLKGPFRWRSDRTKGRQSLWMVFPHMIYNVSMYNNRSKLTQSYLLTNGSWRPGSLDYDSEYCVMAESHSLSLPLESLTTPLTCVKTPRDPFTTHMMVMMLGGLIPTAVCMFVLALAGGLTYHYIHGPPQKPPRSTDMVHINEKLQMFQPEKPLIINLNLVTTSLSLEDPKREYPPQHGTAETERLLPVKARPLPAIALPPGASETGQSAQGPYAAQNMARAEGPETAAEDTSQTSSNAALNLWCDGGFPDDSYGLVFHMPLQRDDPRDDQRDDQRDDQRDDQRDDQRDDQRDDQRDATGPTDTRVEHVSENEVNLYRTQSRKSDAREERHEEMDEEEKEEEKGEEEEEEGGLNLDWNPQTGVLKIPLVCPFGLEDRERSAMEPGVETRMDMNADELLQHEPVLRSVVVRQCSDECREEDVFTTMEKLWELQIQSSVE